In one window of Psychrobacter sp. P2G3 DNA:
- a CDS encoding cupin domain-containing protein: MPAKNSLDNITDTDTDTDTDTDTDTDTDTDTDTDIDDELIPDKVSAVLETDEQPEEDIGKKINQLRLAKGYSQRKLARMAGLTNTSISAIERNKVSPAVNTLKAILEVLGSDLTTFFSDEWKEPKARVVVTPKDLIELSESNSRVSLKQVYNCSTTKNLGFLIETYQPNSSTEEKIAHEGEEIGTVIEGKILIRIEETTYLLNQGDSYVIDTMKPHTFINPSDIVTRIVSAHTPTTY, encoded by the coding sequence ATGCCAGCAAAAAACTCTCTAGATAATATTACTGATACTGATACTGATACTGATACTGATACTGATACTGATACTGATACTGATACTGATACTGATACTGATATCGACGATGAATTGATACCTGACAAAGTGTCGGCAGTGCTCGAAACAGATGAACAACCAGAAGAAGATATTGGCAAAAAGATTAATCAGCTGCGCCTTGCTAAAGGTTACTCACAACGTAAACTAGCAAGGATGGCAGGACTGACCAATACTTCAATTAGTGCTATTGAACGCAATAAAGTTAGTCCAGCAGTCAATACATTAAAAGCAATATTAGAGGTGTTAGGTTCTGATCTCACCACCTTTTTTAGTGATGAATGGAAAGAGCCTAAGGCGAGAGTAGTGGTTACCCCTAAGGATTTGATTGAGCTCAGTGAATCTAATAGTAGAGTTTCACTCAAGCAGGTATATAACTGCAGCACAACAAAGAATCTAGGATTCCTGATTGAGACTTATCAACCGAATAGCTCTACTGAAGAGAAGATCGCTCATGAAGGAGAAGAGATTGGCACGGTCATCGAAGGCAAAATTCTTATCCGCATCGAAGAGACCACGTATTTGCTAAATCAGGGTGATAGCTATGTGATTGATACTATGAAGCCGCATACTTTTATCAATCCTAGCGATATTGTCACTCGTATCGTTAGTGCGCATACACCAACGACTTATTAA
- the greA gene encoding transcription elongation factor GreA, with the protein MQRYPMTPQGHAALEAELKQLKSIDRPRITASIAEAREHGDLKENAEYHAAREQQGFCEARIRDIEAKLGGAQVIDTATLKQEGRVVFGVTVVIENMETEEEKHYQIVGDDEADFKAGKISVNSPIARGLIGKFEGDEARIETPKGVVEYEVMKIIYG; encoded by the coding sequence ATGCAACGTTATCCCATGACTCCGCAAGGACATGCGGCTTTAGAAGCCGAATTAAAACAGTTAAAAAGTATCGACCGTCCGCGCATCACTGCTTCTATTGCTGAAGCTCGCGAACACGGCGACCTAAAAGAGAACGCTGAATACCATGCCGCCCGTGAGCAGCAAGGGTTTTGTGAAGCACGTATTCGTGACATCGAAGCAAAACTTGGTGGAGCACAAGTGATTGATACTGCGACTTTAAAACAAGAAGGTCGTGTAGTATTTGGCGTGACCGTCGTTATTGAAAACATGGAAACTGAAGAAGAAAAACATTACCAGATCGTTGGTGATGACGAGGCTGACTTTAAAGCAGGCAAAATCTCTGTCAACTCGCCTATCGCTCGTGGTCTTATCGGTAAGTTTGAAGGTGATGAAGCCCGTATTGAAACACCAAAAGGTGTGGTTGAGTATGAAGTGATGAAAATCATCTACGGTTAG
- a CDS encoding gamma-glutamyl-gamma-aminobutyrate hydrolase family protein (Members of this family of hydrolases with an active site Cys residue belong to MEROPS family C26.), with translation MHTFRPIIAIVSCHKMVDGQPAQAVYQKYIDAVNFYGGNPILLPNTAADSENFDALLEIADGILLTGSYSNVAPTRYGATHIEEKQDLGRDDLSFKLLAYADKTGTPLLAVCRGLQEMNVHFDGTLHPDWRDIDGFYEPHLEDNTQPLEVQYQPVHDVIIQPKGRLAAFGKEWHVNSLHKQAISEVGERLFVEAMAPDGLVEAISLVQHPFMIGVQWHPELNYAQDNLSKFLFTEFIQYASKKLSR, from the coding sequence ATGCATACTTTCAGACCAATTATCGCTATTGTCTCTTGTCACAAAATGGTTGATGGTCAGCCAGCACAAGCGGTTTATCAAAAATATATCGATGCAGTAAACTTCTATGGCGGTAATCCCATATTGCTGCCAAACACTGCTGCTGATAGTGAAAATTTTGATGCACTGCTAGAAATTGCTGATGGCATATTATTAACTGGCAGCTATAGTAACGTCGCACCGACACGCTATGGAGCAACGCATATTGAAGAAAAGCAAGATTTGGGTCGTGATGATCTCAGTTTTAAGCTGTTGGCATATGCTGATAAAACTGGCACGCCCTTATTAGCGGTTTGCCGAGGTTTACAAGAGATGAATGTCCATTTTGATGGAACGTTGCATCCAGATTGGCGTGACATAGATGGATTTTATGAGCCGCATTTAGAAGACAATACACAACCACTTGAAGTGCAGTATCAGCCGGTACATGACGTTATCATTCAGCCGAAGGGAAGGTTAGCGGCGTTTGGCAAAGAGTGGCATGTTAACTCGCTACACAAGCAAGCTATCAGTGAAGTAGGCGAGCGCTTATTTGTTGAAGCAATGGCCCCTGATGGGCTAGTAGAAGCTATAAGCTTAGTACAACATCCATTTATGATTGGTGTACAATGGCATCCTGAGTTAAATTATGCGCAAGATAACTTGTCCAAATTTCTATTCACGGAATTCATTCAATATGCCAGCAAAAAACTCTCTAGATAA
- a CDS encoding TIGR03915 family putative DNA repair protein, which translates to MSQLAQHTTYAIGHLTPSIVLYEPSFEGWLSAVFYVYANRLQDDESLQLTAQDCYVPSLIAQAANVSIDEDKAERVLIKLNKLLGRSGMRNILWGFLSEKDNIGTTLFQVIKYAIDYPSRHIMEDLGNLDVLELVQTVKSVGREKHRMEAFVRFEHTTDDIYFARVEPDFNVLPLIGEHFRQRYQDQHWAIYDLARGYGIYYDKSQSTPSRPAALQTITDLDDAVLRNPASIHSEDEQRYQKFWQGYFTNVNIKERKNPRLHKQYLPQRYWKYLSEKQVLPNAEHLQKRR; encoded by the coding sequence ATGTCGCAACTTGCGCAACACACAACGTACGCTATCGGTCACTTAACGCCCAGTATTGTGCTTTATGAGCCAAGTTTTGAGGGTTGGCTAAGCGCCGTATTTTACGTATATGCCAACCGATTACAAGACGATGAATCGTTACAACTGACCGCTCAGGACTGTTACGTACCTTCACTAATAGCTCAAGCAGCTAATGTTAGTATTGATGAAGATAAAGCCGAACGCGTACTGATAAAACTGAATAAGCTATTAGGTCGTTCAGGTATGCGCAATATTTTATGGGGATTTTTGTCTGAAAAAGACAACATCGGCACCACTTTATTTCAGGTGATTAAATACGCTATTGATTACCCTAGCCGTCATATTATGGAAGATTTGGGTAATTTAGATGTGCTGGAGTTGGTACAGACGGTAAAGTCTGTCGGTCGTGAGAAGCATCGCATGGAAGCGTTTGTGCGTTTTGAGCATACGACTGATGATATCTACTTTGCTCGCGTTGAGCCTGATTTTAATGTTTTGCCCTTGATTGGTGAGCATTTTCGGCAGCGTTACCAAGATCAGCACTGGGCGATTTATGATTTGGCTCGTGGTTATGGTATTTATTATGACAAGAGCCAAAGTACACCTTCGCGCCCTGCAGCCTTGCAGACCATTACTGACCTTGATGATGCCGTACTACGTAATCCTGCCAGTATTCATAGTGAGGATGAACAGCGCTATCAGAAATTTTGGCAAGGTTACTTTACCAACGTCAATATCAAAGAGCGTAAAAACCCGCGTTTGCATAAGCAATATTTACCGCAGCGCTACTGGAAATATTTAAGTGAAAAACAAGTATTGCCTAATGCTGAGCACCTGCAAAAACGGCGCTGA
- a CDS encoding putative DNA modification/repair radical SAM protein, with translation MATINYERLQGKLNILADAAKYDVSCSSSAGTRKNQGGGLGDASATGICHSYTEDGRCVSLLKILLTNHCIYDCAYCTSRKSNDTPRAAFSVEEVVDLTMQFYRRNYIEGLFLSSDIFKSGDHTMERLVEVAKILRTRERFNGYIHLKTIPGASKELLLEAGLYADRLSVNIEIPTKSGLALLAPEKSHEQLKAPMETVKEEIITIRESRKTHKKAPKFVPAGQTSQMIVGASNETDLQVIQLSSHFYKQYDLKRVYYSGYVPMLSDSRLPAIGTPVPMVRENRLYQADWLMRFYGFGAHEIVEPESPFLDLDCDPKLAWAIRHREHFPVNIQTASYEMIVRIPGIGTKTAKKIVKARKFNQLTLYHLKKMGAAVNRAKYFIATTGKNEHLAHLTRDNFRQYVLAQTQTKFKDQRSGQLALF, from the coding sequence ATGGCAACCATCAATTATGAACGACTGCAAGGTAAGCTCAACATTTTAGCGGATGCCGCTAAGTATGATGTCTCTTGCTCCTCATCCGCTGGCACTCGCAAAAACCAAGGCGGTGGTCTCGGTGACGCCTCAGCAACAGGTATCTGTCACAGCTATACCGAAGATGGTCGCTGTGTCAGCTTGCTTAAAATTCTGCTGACCAATCACTGTATCTATGATTGCGCGTACTGCACCTCCCGCAAAAGCAATGACACCCCGCGCGCGGCTTTTAGTGTCGAGGAAGTCGTTGATCTAACCATGCAGTTTTATCGTCGCAACTATATCGAAGGGCTGTTTCTTAGCTCAGATATCTTTAAAAGTGGCGACCATACGATGGAGCGCTTGGTAGAAGTCGCTAAGATATTACGTACCCGTGAGCGCTTTAACGGTTATATTCACTTAAAAACCATTCCGGGCGCTTCAAAAGAATTACTGTTAGAAGCTGGATTATATGCAGACCGTCTCAGCGTTAATATCGAGATTCCCACCAAGTCTGGTCTAGCTTTGCTCGCACCAGAGAAGTCGCACGAGCAATTAAAAGCACCGATGGAAACGGTAAAAGAAGAAATCATCACTATTCGTGAAAGCCGTAAAACTCATAAAAAAGCCCCTAAGTTTGTACCTGCTGGTCAAACCAGCCAGATGATAGTCGGTGCTAGTAACGAAACCGACTTACAGGTGATCCAGTTATCGAGTCATTTTTATAAACAGTATGACCTTAAGCGCGTTTACTATTCTGGTTACGTACCAATGCTATCCGATAGTCGCCTGCCAGCGATTGGCACACCAGTACCGATGGTACGTGAAAACCGCCTATATCAAGCCGATTGGCTGATGCGTTTTTATGGTTTTGGCGCACATGAAATTGTTGAACCTGAATCACCATTTTTAGATTTAGATTGCGATCCAAAACTGGCTTGGGCTATTCGCCATCGCGAACACTTTCCTGTCAATATTCAAACGGCGAGCTACGAGATGATTGTGCGCATTCCAGGTATCGGTACTAAGACAGCTAAAAAGATAGTGAAGGCACGCAAGTTTAATCAGTTAACGCTTTATCATTTAAAAAAGATGGGCGCAGCGGTCAATCGTGCCAAATACTTCATTGCTACTACAGGTAAAAACGAGCACCTTGCGCATTTAACGCGTGACAACTTCCGCCAATATGTACTTGCCCAAACGCAGACCAAGTTTAAAGATCAGCGCAGTGGGCAGTTGGCATTATTTTAA
- a CDS encoding FAD-binding oxidoreductase produces MSNSNATPPMDQNLQSNNKRNIPHYSDKGQYPDSYYAASRNPKPDRPALKNDIQTEICVVGGGYSGLSTALHLVETDHEVVVLEGAQIGWGASGRNGGQIVNGLNASLQKIKKSYGQQNADFVGQLVTRGGKIIRRFISDYNIDCDLKEKNIFAALNNGQLKDLQETHALWESHGMHDREMLDKHGIQEHIKTDAYVGGVIDHSGGHFHPLNLALGEAVAVEQGGGIIYENTLMVDIEYADDSIKIITEFGTVTCKQAVICGNAYLNKVIPKLTDRVMPVSTQIIATEPLGDLADQLLPTDVCVEDVRYILDYYRLSADKRMLFGGGTVYGGQDPADITAKIRPNMNKIFPELRDVKIDYAWSGNFALSFSRVPQLGKLHDRVFFAHGYSGHGITGSHLFGQILADAINGKTAEFDTFTKIPWIPFPGGRALRVPYSMMGSWWYALKDSTGM; encoded by the coding sequence ATGTCAAATAGCAATGCTACTCCGCCTATGGATCAAAACCTTCAGTCTAATAACAAGCGCAATATCCCGCATTATTCAGACAAAGGTCAATACCCTGATAGTTATTATGCTGCCAGTCGTAATCCTAAGCCCGACAGACCTGCTTTGAAAAACGACATTCAAACTGAGATTTGTGTGGTTGGTGGCGGCTATAGTGGCTTATCAACAGCATTACATCTTGTTGAGACTGATCACGAGGTCGTCGTTCTTGAAGGGGCACAGATTGGCTGGGGCGCATCAGGACGTAATGGCGGTCAGATTGTCAACGGACTCAACGCTAGTCTACAAAAGATTAAAAAGTCTTATGGTCAACAGAATGCAGACTTTGTCGGTCAGCTAGTGACTCGCGGTGGCAAAATCATTCGCCGTTTCATCAGCGACTACAATATTGACTGTGACCTAAAAGAAAAAAATATCTTTGCCGCTTTAAATAACGGTCAATTAAAAGATTTACAAGAAACGCATGCACTGTGGGAAAGCCATGGTATGCATGATCGAGAGATGTTAGACAAGCATGGTATTCAAGAGCATATAAAAACAGATGCTTATGTAGGCGGAGTCATTGATCACTCGGGTGGGCATTTTCACCCGTTAAATCTTGCGCTTGGTGAAGCTGTTGCTGTTGAACAAGGCGGCGGTATCATTTATGAAAATACGCTCATGGTTGATATTGAGTATGCTGATGACTCTATCAAAATTATTACCGAGTTTGGCACGGTTACTTGTAAGCAAGCGGTTATTTGCGGCAATGCTTATTTAAATAAAGTCATTCCAAAACTGACTGACCGTGTTATGCCAGTATCCACTCAGATTATCGCTACCGAACCTTTAGGAGATCTAGCAGACCAACTACTCCCAACTGATGTCTGTGTTGAAGATGTACGCTATATTCTTGATTACTACCGTCTTTCTGCCGACAAACGTATGTTATTCGGTGGCGGTACTGTTTACGGTGGTCAAGACCCAGCCGACATCACTGCCAAGATCAGACCTAATATGAATAAAATATTTCCAGAGTTGCGCGATGTCAAAATAGACTATGCATGGAGTGGTAATTTTGCCTTGTCTTTTTCTCGTGTGCCACAACTAGGTAAGCTACATGACCGAGTATTTTTTGCTCATGGCTATAGTGGCCATGGTATAACAGGATCACATTTATTTGGACAGATACTAGCTGATGCTATTAATGGGAAGACCGCAGAGTTCGATACTTTTACCAAGATTCCGTGGATACCTTTCCCAGGTGGCCGTGCATTAAGGGTTCCTTATTCTATGATGGGATCATGGTGGTACGCCCTAAAAGATAGTACTGGCATGTAG
- a CDS encoding glutamine synthetase family protein, whose translation MTTTNGMVESANNTEYVYVAAGDINGLLRGKRIPFNQMEKAENGAIRLPLSILGVDIWGADVIESSQCNGDIDAIARPTGRAAYPLLNTSAPSSLLPVWLYTEDNEPYYGDARHVLDYISKKFKALGLTPVMATELEFYLVDYIEGETPKPPIRPKSGLRLNKTSILSINDLLQFDEFLDEVYAQCEKLDIPVDAALAENGCGQFEINLLHVDDPLKAADDAILFKQVVKAVAARRKLTATFMAKPFGLQSGNGFHVHCSLLDKDGNNVFDDGSDEGSDMLRHAVAGLLKTMSDCTLLFAPHVNSYRRFTPGTLAPNNISWGYENRTAAVRVPGGDSRARRIEHRVSGADANPYLVCSAVLAGMLYGIENKLEAPEPINSITYNEAELKTLPLDWLSAIRKFESSDLIDSLFPSEMIELLIAVKKQEAKRFAQQVTNLEYLTYLQDV comes from the coding sequence ATGACGACAACCAATGGAATGGTCGAATCTGCAAACAACACCGAATATGTATATGTTGCAGCAGGTGATATTAATGGCTTACTTCGTGGTAAGCGCATCCCTTTTAATCAGATGGAAAAAGCAGAAAACGGTGCGATACGATTACCTTTGTCAATCTTAGGAGTCGATATTTGGGGCGCTGATGTCATCGAGTCATCTCAATGTAATGGTGATATAGATGCCATTGCCCGTCCTACAGGCCGCGCAGCATATCCACTTCTTAACACTAGTGCACCATCATCCTTGCTACCCGTTTGGCTATATACCGAAGACAATGAGCCTTATTACGGTGATGCTAGACACGTTTTAGATTACATCAGTAAAAAATTCAAAGCGCTTGGACTCACGCCAGTGATGGCAACTGAACTTGAGTTTTATCTGGTTGACTACATTGAAGGTGAAACTCCAAAACCACCTATCCGTCCAAAAAGCGGTTTGAGATTAAATAAAACCTCAATTTTAAGTATCAATGACTTGCTACAATTCGATGAATTTTTAGATGAAGTCTATGCTCAATGCGAAAAACTTGATATTCCCGTTGATGCAGCTTTAGCTGAGAACGGTTGCGGTCAGTTTGAGATTAATTTATTACACGTTGACGATCCGTTAAAAGCAGCTGATGATGCTATTTTGTTCAAACAAGTTGTTAAAGCTGTCGCTGCACGTCGCAAGTTAACTGCCACCTTTATGGCAAAACCTTTTGGTCTACAATCGGGCAATGGCTTTCATGTCCACTGTAGCTTGCTTGATAAAGACGGCAATAATGTGTTTGATGATGGGTCAGATGAAGGCTCAGACATGTTACGTCATGCGGTCGCAGGTCTGCTAAAGACTATGTCAGATTGCACCTTATTATTTGCCCCACATGTTAACTCTTATCGCCGTTTTACCCCTGGTACACTGGCACCAAACAACATTTCATGGGGTTATGAGAATCGTACAGCGGCAGTTCGTGTCCCTGGTGGCGATTCTAGAGCACGCCGCATTGAGCACCGTGTATCTGGTGCAGATGCTAACCCATATCTAGTCTGTAGTGCAGTTTTAGCAGGCATGTTATATGGCATCGAAAACAAGCTTGAAGCCCCAGAACCAATTAACAGCATTACTTATAACGAAGCTGAGCTTAAAACCTTGCCTTTAGATTGGCTCTCAGCTATCCGTAAGTTTGAAAGCAGCGATTTAATTGACTCTTTATTCCCAAGCGAGATGATTGAGCTGTTAATCGCAGTCAAAAAGCAAGAAGCCAAGCGCTTTGCTCAGCAAGTCACTAACCTTGAATACCTCACCTATTTACAGGATGTCTAA
- a CDS encoding Na+/H+ antiporter NhaC family protein, whose amino-acid sequence MNMKLNDAVEGQYHNKRVFLTLVVGIAIYLAFVWLSTTRDASESWGALSLLPTLLVLVTAIISRRPFESMIAGCVAGLVMLNPFNLVSPFADNISMVLGNETIIWIVLVCGLMGGLIQLLEISGCLDGFSEWLQKIIKSRRQSLLATFALGVVVFIDDYLNCLAVSTSVKKLTDVYNVSREKLAYIVDSTAAPMCVIVPISTWAVYFAGLLEENNVAVEGGGLSLYISAIPFMAYAWFALLIVFLVAYGILGDWGPMKKAEARAKAGNPVPEAFVEEQLVSNVQAKRKLSFKANIFNFAFPMILLIGSTIYFEVDLLRGALFTCFVTVIIYWIQGILNFDTQVEAIFKGFKVMLYPLSTVIGGFFLKEINDSLGMTTYVIDAITPYMTIIIFPAVIFAVMAFLTFATSSSWGLYVLAMPIVFPISLALGVSTPLMIGALLSASSFGSHACFFSDSSLLAAQGAGCSPMQHAFTQFPYAMLGAVLSVVTFLGLGYMMA is encoded by the coding sequence ATGAATATGAAGCTCAATGATGCTGTTGAAGGACAGTATCATAACAAGCGAGTTTTTCTAACGCTGGTAGTGGGTATAGCCATTTACCTTGCTTTTGTTTGGCTCTCAACCACTCGTGATGCATCTGAATCATGGGGCGCCTTATCACTACTACCAACGCTACTAGTACTAGTCACTGCTATTATCTCTAGACGTCCATTTGAGTCGATGATAGCGGGCTGTGTCGCTGGTCTGGTGATGCTTAATCCCTTCAATCTGGTCTCACCTTTTGCTGACAATATTTCTATGGTTCTAGGTAATGAGACTATTATCTGGATTGTTTTAGTTTGTGGCCTAATGGGTGGTCTTATTCAATTGCTCGAGATTAGCGGTTGTTTAGACGGCTTTAGCGAATGGCTACAAAAAATAATCAAGTCGCGTAGACAGTCACTATTGGCTACATTTGCTTTGGGCGTTGTGGTCTTCATTGATGATTATCTAAACTGTTTAGCAGTCTCAACGTCTGTCAAAAAACTTACTGATGTCTACAATGTATCCCGTGAGAAGCTTGCTTATATTGTCGATTCAACAGCTGCGCCGATGTGTGTAATTGTTCCTATTTCTACGTGGGCCGTCTATTTTGCAGGTTTATTAGAAGAAAATAATGTCGCAGTAGAAGGTGGCGGGCTGTCGCTCTATATTAGTGCTATTCCCTTTATGGCCTACGCGTGGTTTGCTCTCCTTATCGTCTTTTTGGTAGCCTACGGTATTTTAGGCGATTGGGGTCCGATGAAAAAAGCGGAAGCACGCGCCAAAGCTGGCAATCCTGTTCCTGAAGCGTTTGTAGAAGAGCAGCTAGTCTCTAACGTACAAGCCAAACGCAAGCTCTCTTTTAAGGCCAATATATTTAACTTCGCCTTTCCTATGATCCTATTAATCGGCTCAACGATTTATTTTGAGGTTGATCTATTACGTGGTGCATTATTTACCTGTTTTGTAACGGTTATCATCTATTGGATACAAGGCATCTTGAATTTTGATACGCAAGTTGAAGCTATCTTTAAAGGCTTTAAGGTCATGCTTTACCCACTTTCAACCGTCATTGGTGGTTTCTTCTTGAAAGAAATCAATGATAGCCTTGGCATGACAACTTATGTTATCGATGCCATTACCCCTTACATGACTATTATAATTTTCCCAGCAGTTATTTTTGCCGTTATGGCTTTCTTAACATTCGCGACTTCGTCAAGCTGGGGTCTATACGTTCTAGCAATGCCAATTGTATTTCCAATCTCATTAGCATTAGGTGTTAGTACACCATTGATGATCGGCGCATTATTATCTGCCTCTTCATTTGGTAGCCATGCTTGTTTCTTTAGTGATTCATCATTACTAGCAGCACAAGGAGCTGGCTGTTCACCGATGCAGCATGCCTTTACGCAGTTCCCCTATGCGATGCTTGGTGCAGTATTGTCCGTCGTAACCTTCTTAGGCTTAGGTTATATGATGGCTTAA
- a CDS encoding glycosyltransferase family 4 protein: MKVMRLLSSLKHDESERGIFHLGRALVKNGHTSIIISSANDDNDLVKRLERDGNIYHQLHMYKKSWLSLLQVAPLRHLIEQYNPDIIHVHSRTPAWILHLALRRARVKRRPKLVSTMYGFYSINKYSQALLDVDTIITVSDSVTNYLRKGLQREDIDSKAIKRIYRGVDTRRYPYRHNPSVYWLRRTFAEYPELEHKKWLVFPTVIGNEYGQEWLIDILGNLQEQFPNIHAIIMDEDHRDGDVAHEDFRQRTHALELADRITYVGSKRNDMREWLSAANIVMALANEPESIGINALQAIHLGTPVVGWDQAAFSEILQPLYPQGLVKKYSAQALCKVVKSQLESVTRPEMTDKFTMREMIKETIEVYQSLYDELQAEEQALLKAHSLKRSKKHLKAINKPVIESIHKRPEGTKVELLKKSPKAMGDSKVVIKKTDNTNKKEVDNNR, encoded by the coding sequence ATGAAAGTTATGCGCTTACTGTCGTCTTTAAAGCATGATGAATCCGAACGCGGTATTTTTCATCTTGGGCGTGCCTTGGTCAAAAATGGACATACCTCCATTATTATCTCTAGCGCTAATGATGATAACGATTTGGTCAAACGTTTAGAGCGTGATGGCAATATATACCATCAGCTACATATGTATAAAAAGTCGTGGTTATCCTTATTACAGGTCGCACCGTTACGTCATCTTATTGAACAATACAATCCTGATATTATCCATGTGCATTCACGCACGCCTGCTTGGATATTACATTTAGCCTTACGTCGCGCACGCGTAAAACGTCGGCCAAAATTAGTCTCAACCATGTATGGCTTTTATTCTATTAATAAATACTCACAAGCGTTACTCGATGTCGATACCATTATTACGGTATCAGACAGTGTGACGAATTATTTAAGAAAAGGACTACAACGCGAAGATATCGACTCTAAAGCAATCAAACGCATTTACCGCGGTGTTGATACGCGTCGTTATCCGTATCGCCATAACCCATCCGTATACTGGTTACGACGGACTTTTGCAGAATACCCTGAGCTTGAACATAAAAAGTGGCTGGTATTCCCAACGGTAATCGGTAATGAGTATGGTCAAGAATGGCTGATTGATATTTTGGGAAATTTGCAGGAACAATTTCCCAATATCCACGCGATTATAATGGACGAAGATCATAGAGATGGCGATGTAGCACACGAGGATTTTCGGCAACGTACTCACGCTCTTGAGCTTGCGGACCGCATCACCTATGTTGGCAGTAAGCGTAATGATATGCGTGAGTGGTTATCAGCAGCAAATATCGTGATGGCACTTGCTAATGAGCCTGAATCTATTGGTATTAATGCACTACAAGCGATTCATTTGGGCACACCAGTAGTAGGTTGGGATCAAGCCGCATTTAGTGAAATTTTGCAACCTCTATACCCCCAAGGATTGGTCAAAAAATACAGTGCTCAAGCACTGTGCAAAGTCGTTAAAAGTCAACTAGAGAGCGTCACTCGTCCTGAGATGACAGATAAATTCACCATGCGTGAGATGATTAAAGAGACGATTGAGGTCTATCAAAGTCTATATGACGAGCTACAAGCGGAAGAACAAGCACTATTGAAGGCTCACTCATTAAAGAGATCTAAAAAGCATCTGAAAGCTATTAACAAACCTGTTATCGAATCTATTCACAAAAGGCCAGAAGGTACTAAGGTTGAGCTATTAAAAAAGTCGCCAAAAGCGATGGGCGACTCTAAGGTAGTTATCAAAAAGACAGACAACACGAATAAGAAGGAAGTTGATAATAATCGATAA